In the genome of Dermacentor andersoni chromosome 3, qqDerAnde1_hic_scaffold, whole genome shotgun sequence, one region contains:
- the LOC140216516 gene encoding uncharacterized protein — MCPGPFFSLFFMFGWSFVPMTYLTSFMTDQKIAGYVMLVFSAFFFGSVTNSYMDIVGPGTVSNFRPTGWTSEMAELLMVPLRLLPQYAVGHGAGEVQAAFSEHAACCRLHRTLLWYICTVPLTSYPEAQRPFASRIMYCCQGASAMRTKCAGRE; from the exons ATGTGCCCAGGGCCCTTCTTCTCGCTGTTCTTCATGTTCGGCTGGTCGTTCGTGCCGATGACCTACCTAACCAGCTTCATGACGGACCAGAAGATCGCCGGCTACGTCATGCTCGTGTTCAGCGCCTTCTTCTTCG GTTCGGTGACGAACAGCTACATGGACATAGTGGGGCCCGGCACGGTGTCGAACTTCCGACCCACGGGCTGGACCTCGGAAATGGCCGAACTGCTGATGGTGCCCCTGCGCCTGCTGCCCCAGTACGCGGTGGGCCACGGCGCCGGCGAGGTGCAGGCGGCCTTCTCAGAGCATGCCGCCTGCTGCCGGCTGCATCGCACGCTGCTGTGGTACATCTGTACCGTGCCGCTGACCAGCTACCCAGAGGCGCAGCGGCCATTCGCCAGCCGCATAATGTACTGCTGCCAGGGTGCGTCCGCCATGCGCACTAAGTGTGCAGGGAGAGAATAA
- the LOC140216517 gene encoding phospholipid-transporting ATPase ABCA3-like — MTGLRECDSFCDRVAVLEGGEFQVIGETSLMKEGCQQRFTVTVRLTKDKVQEGDYFKTVNRVMKAQFPSSLISDIRSDMLQYTVKDAAIPWSDVFVRMEKINEELDLEDYVVCEASLADVFLGFSHERKVVDFRSADMRVYSDSDPIEVFSDAPATPTLLRQ; from the exons ATGACCGG CCTCCGCGAGTGCGACTCGTTCTGCGACCGGGTGGCTGTGCTGGAGGGCGGCGAGTTCCAGGTGATCGGCGAGACGAGCCTGATGAAGGAGGGCTGCCAGCAGCGCTTCACCGTCACCGTGCGCCTCACGAAGGACAAGGTGCAGGAGGGAGACTACTTCAAGACCGTCAACCGCGTCATGAAGGCGCAGTTCCCCTCTTCGCTCATCTCTGACATCCGGTCG GACATGTTGCAGTACACCGTCAAGGACGCGGCCATTCCGTGGAGCGACGTGTTCGTGCGCATGGAGAAGATAAACGAGGAGCTTGACTTGGAGGACTACGTGGTGTGCGAGGCCTCGCTGGCCGACGTCTTCCTCGGCTTCTCGCACGAGCGCAAGGTGGTGGACTTCCGCAGCGCCGACATGCGCGTCTACTCCGACTCCGACCCCATCGAGGTGTTCTCCGACGCCCCCGCGACGCCGACGCTGCTGCGCCAGTGA